From Xyrauchen texanus isolate HMW12.3.18 chromosome 36, RBS_HiC_50CHRs, whole genome shotgun sequence, one genomic window encodes:
- the si:ch211-167j9.5 gene encoding fibroblast growth factor receptor homolog 1, giving the protein MTMSEGEFHGIEKIILISLYAVTVLFMIVVGFLCLKKYRSMRKIIRELRCGRPDVSLSVRDSPPPSTIVPAPPEPVDNTAAMPLQQQTTNDKKPSCIFPWKPLQQVPRFTKADLSLIQLMKAGREGVFYKARITRGTCKGHSMITCKIGKEGITPKQMENEVSIMRKLAYHKNVMQLLDWNTTEEPYVLIMEFISYGTLRSFVQKHKENLSTDPDLQSQFTIASYHVALAMEHLRSKMIVHCDLALRNILVSRFPWEVKVTEFGLARDLTRMRSRRSSRKKQHKERVPLRWYPPEYFRKNYYSFKGDVWAFGILLWELQTFGTLPYPNLNSSEQVVYNICAGNKNTVPSTCRPEIEQVMQDCWLDPYTSRPSFTDIVRILENIVESDGDYVDVSNQRVMNAEDTELK; this is encoded by the exons ATGACAATGTCAGAAGGAGAATTCC ATGGCATTGAAAAAATCATCCTTATCTCTCTCTATGCTGTTACTGTCCTCTTCATGATTGTGGTTGGATTCCTTTGcctaaaaaa GTATCGGTCAATGAGGAAGATCATACGAGAGCTGAGATGTGGGAGACCTGATGTGAGCCTCTCAGTTCGAGATTCTCCCCCTCCGTCTACCATCGTCCCGGCCCCTCCTGAACCAGTGGACAACACTGCAGCAATGCCgttacaacaacaaacaacaaatgaCAAAAAGCCAAGCTGTATATTTCCCTGGAAGCCTCTCCAACAG GTTCCCCGGTTCACAAAAGCAGACCTGAGCCTCATTCAGCTCATGAAGGCGGGGAGAGAAGGGGTGTTCTACAAAGCTAGAATTACAAGAGGCACTTGTAAAGGCCACTCCATGATCACTTGCAAAATTGGAAAAGAAG GTATTACCCCTAAGCAGATGGAAAATGAGGTCTCTATAATGAGAAAGCTGGcttatcataaaaatgtaatgcagcTGCTAGACTGGAATACAACAGAGG AGCCATATGTGCTGATCATGGAGTTCATCAGCTATGGCACGCTGCGCAGTTTTGTTCAGAAACACAAAGAGAATCTGAGCACCGACCCCGATCTGCAGAGCCAATTCACTATCGCATCCTACCACGTCGCCTTGGCCATGGAACACTTGCGCTCAAAAATG ATAGTGCATTGTGACCTTGCCTTGAGGAATATTCTGGTGAGTCGTTTCCCCTGGGAGGTGAAAGTAACAGAGTTTGGCCTGGCCAGGGACTTGACCCGCATGAGGAGTAGGCGCAGTAGCAGGAAAAAACAACACAAG GAACGTGTGCCACTGCGTTGGTACCCTCCAGAGTATTTCCGGAAAAACTACTATAGCTTTAAGGGAGATGTCTGGGCTTTTGGTATTTTGCTGTGGGAATTGCAAACATTTG GAACATTGCCTTACCCAAACCTGAACTCATCTGAGCAAGTGGTGTACAATATCTGTGCTGGAAATAAGAATACTGTTCCAAGCACCTGCCGTCCAGAGAT AGAACAGGTTATGCAAGACTGCTGGTTGGATCCTTACACGTCCAGACCTTCATTTACAGACATTGTCAGAATCCTGGAGAATATTGTGGAAAGTGACGGG GATTATGTGGACGTTAGCAACCAAAGGGTCATGAATGCAGAAGACACTGAACTAAAATAA
- the tmem97 gene encoding sigma intracellular receptor 2: MFLRVLEIVYFIYFASHIPITVLIDVQALFPEHVYPPALKSVLQWYAAEFNDPMVMDPPVWFRSFVFCEALVQLPFFPVAACAFLKGGCKWIRTPAIVYSVHVATTLVPILGHILFHNFPLVPHPGPQTLHERLTLVSIYVPYLIIPIMILLTMLFSTAYNSSSPSGRASSKSKKKR; encoded by the exons ATGTTTCTTCGCGTCTTagaaattgtatattttatttattttgcatcgCACATTCCAATCACTGTCCTCATTGATGTTCAAGCCTTATTTCCTGAACATGTTTATCCACCCGCG CTGAAAAGCGTATTGCAGTGGTATGCTGCCGAATTCAATGATCCAATGGTGATGGACCCACCTGTGTGGTTTAGATCTTTTGTGTTCTGTGAGGCTCTTGTGCAGCTGCCCTTTTTCCCAGTCGCAGCATGCGCTTTTCTTAAGG gtGGCTGCAAATGGATCAGAACACCAGCAATTGTTTATTCCGTTCATGTGGCCACCACTCTGGTCCCCATTTTAGGCCACATCCTTTTCCATAACTTTCCTCTGGTACCACATCCAGGTCCGCAAACTCTGCATGAGCGTCTGACCCTGGTGTCTATTTATGTTCCATATCTTATCATCCCTATCATGATTCTGCTCACCATGCTTTTCAGCACAGCTTATAACTCATCCTCTCCAAGTGGAAGAGCTTCCTCAAAGTCCAAGAAGAAAAGATAG
- the LOC127630011 gene encoding intraflagellar transport protein 20 homolog, producing MAKDPLAEAGLHFDELNKLRVLEPDVSQKTTELKEECEDFVDKIGQFQKIVGGLIELVDELAKEAETEKIKAIGARNILKSVEKQREAQQQQLQSLIAEKKMQLERYRIEYEALQKVEAEQNEFIDQFILQK from the exons ATGGCTAAAGACCCGTTGGCAGAGGCTGGTCTTCATTTTGATGAACTAAACAAACTACGAGTACTTGAGCCTGACGTGAGCCAGAAAACCACAGAGCTCAAAGAGGAATGCGAGGACTTTGTTGACA AGATTGGCCAATTTCAGAAAATTGTTGGTGGACTTATTGAACTAGTGGATGAACTAGCAAAGGAAGCAGAAACCGAAAAAATTAAG GCCATAGGTGCAAGAAATATATTGAAATCGGTTGAAAAGCAACGTGAGGCCCAACAGCAACAGCTTCAGTCTCTGATCGCAGAAAAGAAAATGCAGTTGGAAAG atATCGAATAGAATATGAAGCTCTTCAAAAAGTGGAAGCAGAGCAGAATGAATTCATTGACCAGTTTATACTGCAAAAATGA